The DNA sequence TTTTGACACCTGACATTAATGTTAATCAAAGTTTGGTCGGCTTATTCGCTTTTCTGTCAGAATAAAGAAACATGATGACCAAATTTTACTTAATACTTAATTTGCAGTGCGAGCTGATCATCTGTGGCGCCAACTAATTTCAAGTCTCTTGAACCTTTTtggtataattttttgaataatttttttttaaaattttttagtcatgatcatttattattgtttcatcCAACTTATAAATTAAGCCGTGCGTATGTATTAATGTTttgtaattttcaaattaattatataggaTTCAAGCGTTTATATGAAATGAAGTTGGTACAAGCTCAATTCCAACAACTTCTGTCTCGTATGTGTGAAGCGATAGCAACTATTACAAGTCCAAAAAAGCAATATGATATTACTAGTCCACTAATCAAACTTGCTATCAGTAGAGGGAACTTCGAATTTGTTTGTCAGATACTCAAAGCAAATTCTAGTCTTCTGAGTATCTGTGATGCTACTGAAGGAAGGGCCGTGTTCCAATGGGCCGTCGTGTATCGTCAACATAAGATCTTTAGCCTAGCATACAACTTAAAAATGAGGAATTATCTACTACGTACAGTAGATAATTTCAAGAATACCATGTTGCATCTGGCAGGAACGTTACCAAAATATTCTCCTATCGATCACATAAGAGGTGCAGCTTTGCAAATGCAAAGAGAAGTTCAATGGTTTAAGGTCAGCTCCATCCATCTCTCcctcttttattattttgctcTTGACCAGACCCTCTTTAAATTGATCTAGAGATAGATTTTCAAAGAGAGAAAGGGGAACGTACAGCAACAATGTCATGTAATATAGGTAtaaaaaactttcaatttttgaggcaagaAGTCTGAAGTCATGCCCTTGAGCCCACTTGTTGTACTTTAATGTCATAAAATCTACATTTATTACcaaattaatttattgataGGCAGAGAAATTACCTTGACAGGATTAATTTGCTGCTGTCTtataaaactttttcttttattttctattttctttaattcCCCTACAATATTAATGTAGGGAGTGTGGGCCGGGGTGGAAAAATCTCTATCTCTTAACTTCAAAATAGcggtattttttatgttaagaaCTCTACTATGGAATCATATATCTTAATTAGAAACTTTAAGAACTCTGGAAgtattatattcatatataataatagaataacttTGTTTTGCATTTCTATGTTTGTTGGTGTTGCGAGATTGCAGCTAAGCATTTATTATAAGAAAGCTAAAATTTTCGCCGTCAGATTTTCATtccaaaaatatgataaatagattaaactgaaaaaactattacaaatttgaaaaaagaactATCGTTACAATTCCTTACacattcatattttaaatgattcaaattttaaataaatgatgtctttataatatttgttataaaataatattctttttatagAAATACATTCAATgtaaatataattgtataaaaattaagacaataaaattcataatttaaatAGCCAAAAGATTGAAGTAATTGTGATTGTTGAATATTGATGGATAATTCTTTTGCAATATtatagttgtattttttttataatattttatttaataaatgcagGAGGTGGAACGCATTAGCCCTCTCTCTCATAAGGACTATTTAAACAAAGCCGGTTTGACTCCCAACCAATTGTTTACGAAAGAACaccaaaatttgagaaaagaggGAGAAAAATGGATGAAGGGTACTGCAACTTCTTGTACTGTGGTTGGCGCTCTCATCATTACCATTATGTTCACGGCAGCATTTACCACTCCCGGTGGTAACGACCAAGATACTGGCTTGCCAATCCTCGTGCATGACAAACTATTTAAACTCTTTATAGTAACTGATTCTCTCTCGCTATTTTCTTCCACGACTTCGGTATTAATGTTTTTGGGAATCCTCACATCACGTTATGCAGAAGAAGACTTTCTTAGATCCTTGCCCAGAAAGATGATTATAGGCCTTTCCGCTCTCTTCTTCTCTATTGCAACCATGATGATAGCATTTTCTGCTGCTCTTTTACTTATGTTACGTGGAAAATATTGGATCGCCGTTCCTATCATTGGTTTGGCTGGTATTCCCATTATTCTATTTGTATTGATGCAATTTCGTCTTCTTATTGACATGCTTGTATCAACCTATGGATCAGGCATCTTTGATAGGAAAATGAAGCCTAGGTTTTGAATTTTTACCTTAATTGTTATAATGTTGTATTGATATATGGCAAAGTAAGCAAAATTTATGACTATTTTTTATTGGGACAAATAGCTTAACTTATGTCGCATATTTTGTTATTCCTATTTTACACTGATGTTCACCCAATGTAATTTTCTTggtgtttgattctttttctacACAAGAATTAGGATGCAACTTCTTTGATACAATTAAAgactcaataaatattattatatcagTTCTACATGTTTATTCCCCTCTCATTCCAATTCTTAAAACTAATCTACAGTTTTAACTATAATGAGCTAACCAACTCGCATGAAATCCTCCCCTCATTCACGTCTAGTCCCTTTGCTTTTGATGTGGCAATTAGATATTCAAGCTGTATAGCAATAGTAATGTGTTGATCATCCACATGAGaacttatttttgttatgaCTAAAGAAATTGACAGCACAAATCCTATATGAGAAGAAGCTACAATGGCTAAATTAGCTCTTAAAGAAGCTCAAGTTTGAGGATTAAAATATATCGTACTAGAAGGAGACTCCCATGTGGTGATCATTTTAGCTATCAACAAGCCCTTGTTAACCGCAGATTGGAAGATCAACTCGAGATTAACCGATGTCAGATTTTTTCTGAATAATTTTGACAATTGGATTGACAACTATACATCAATCTCAAAATCAATgtgcacattttttttaaaaaaatgtacacATAATGTTGCAAAGATCCACCtctctaatttatatattattaagcaTCAAGTTAGCTCTTTTtagtttgtaaaattatataCTTACAACTCTTCTCAGTTCTTACAAtccttacaattatattttaaataagtggtatttttataaaaataacttatagaATTAAGCAGCCTCGTTTTACAATAATACTCtcaatttgaaatataattatatgcaaCTATGAAGTATGCAATACTTGCttgggagggaaaaagaaaaaagaaaggccGCTATCTCTATTCTCAAACTCCATTTGAAGATTTGGAGCCAGAACAAGGCCGCTATGGTGCCAAACTACTTAACAACTCTATCTATAACAGAGATTTAGGTAACAAATATTACTGCATGTTTTTTCTCTATCTTCTAACCATTGAGTGGCCGGTGATTGGATTAATTGGATTATGGATATAATACATGTGTATATGTGATGATGATGCAAGATATGGCTTTGGATTTAGTGGAGCGTTGTCCTCGTTTGGCTTTTGCCTCGGACCAACGAGGTACCTACCCTTCGAGGGTACTGGCCATTTCGACCAAAGCATTCGAGAGTGAAAATCGGCTGGTGTTTTGGAAACGATGGATCTATAATCACTGTTAGTACCACTCTTTTTGATCTCTTAGCTTTAATTTCCATTCCGTTTGAACATTCaaaattatcaagaaaaaaCTATCAGATCAGATATGTACGTTCGTGCTTTAATACCTAAACTTAATTTCTTTCCCTCAAATTTTTTGACTCCTGGCATTAATAATGTTAATCAAAGTTTGGGCGGTGGCTCCATTTTTCTGTCGGAATTAATAAAGATGAGCAAGTTTTGGTTTTACTTAATTTGCAGTGCAAGCTGATTATCTATGACGCCAGCTAGTTTCAATATTAATTATCACTAATTATTAATTGTTATTCTTGTAATATTAATTGCATCCATAtcattttttgaataattttttttttaaattgttattcTTGAATTGTTTATGAACACAAAATTATAAtggatgattaaaaaatataacttgCATAAAACTCAGCTCTACTTGTATTAAGTCAAATAACTTCATACTTAGTATTTTTAACTTATAATGAGcatttaattagaataaaagAGGAAATCATAGTCTTAATAAATACTGTGCATGCATGTTGCTTGAATTTTGCTCCTCCAAGATATAGATTAAAAATACTGCCATATTATTACTTGGCTTTTCTTTgcctattttgttttttggtggGAGGAAGGTATACACATTTCAAGTGCTGGTGCTACCGACCAAGTCCATTTGAACATTCAAAATGGGCAAGAAAAAACTATCGGATCAGGTACGTACGTATGTTAATGCCTAAACTTAATTTCTTTCACTCGAATATTTTTACTCCCAACATTAATAAAGATGATGAGCAAGTTTTGGTTTTACTTATTTTGCAGTGCGAGCTGATCATCCATGCCAACTAGTCTCAAGTCTCTTGAACCTCTTGGGTATAATATTAATTGCAtccatataattttttgaacatttttttttttttaaaaattgttattcttgatcatcatttattgttttatccagcttataatattctatcatgCATTAATGTTTCCTAATTGCCTtgcaaattaattatataggaTTCAAGCGTTTATATGAAATGAAGTTGGGACGAGCTCAATTTCAAGAACTTATGTACTGTATGTGTGAAGCAATACCAACTTTATATACAAGCCCAAGAAATCAATATATAATTGGGGATATTATTCCGTTAGCAATCTTCGGTGCTATCAGAAGAGGGAACTTTGAATTTGTTTATCATATAGTCAAAGCAAATCCAGATCTTTTGTGGATCACTGATGTTGATGAAGGAAGGAGCATATTCCATTGGGCCGTCCTGCATCGGCAACATAGGATCTTtagtagggctgagcaccgatgcAACTAGAGTCGGATTtggcctcctcctcctcctcctccgacTTTGTCAGAGACCGAATCCGACCTCCAACTCCGCTTGCACCCCACtccactccgactccgactccgacttgtcagAGCGGAATCGGAGTTATAACATGTTTAGCATTGGAAGCAAGAcaaccacaaaatttattctcCCGCCCGGGAAAAAACATCTTtcaattacttatcaaaaaaacaaacaaacaaaatataaaacctTAGTGATAAATCTTGGTCAGAACAACTGGTATTAGCgacaacaagcaaacaagtacattatttgaaaaaaaaaaaggaatattgtCATGAAGAGTAATCAATCCGATCCGGCGATCCGttagaaaatattaagaaaaaaaaaataaaagaagcatCTGAATCAGGCGAACAAATGTCGGTGGATCTGAGATCaaaatctagagagagagagaatgaacattacttgaaagaaagaagaggaaattatCCAAAGGGGCGATGGAGGTCGGAAGGGTGACAGAGGAGCGATGGCACGGCAATGGTTTACGGGTTCACGAGTTCAGATGAGAGGTTAGGGTTCTGAAGGTGAGGGAGAAAGTGATTCGGTgtagggggaggggagggaatcgggggggaaGGGCCGAAGGGGGGGGAACCTAATAAGAATCATAAGATgcactgaaacggcgccgtttggggttaTTTAGCGCCGTTTCAGTGAcagatattgaaaaaaaaaaaaaaggattgcgtgaaacggcgccgtttcacgcaaccTAGTTTCTAATAACGGCGTCGTTTGGggtttttccttcttctacATTCTACTAATCtacttctaaacaataaaaataaattaataagtaagtaaaaatatatttaagttagtaaaaatatatttaagtaagtaaaaatatatttaagttagtaaaaatatatttaaattagtataaatatatactattatacatattatatattagtaatacactaatactaatactattagtctattaatatatagaaaattagtaatatttattaacttaatatatatataactaatagtatactattaaatatattatatattagtaatacactaattaatactaatactattggtctattaatatatagtaaattagtaatatttattaacttatttactatagtctaataactagatagtctagatgtaataactagtaactaataatatgtctataacactagttacactagtactaatagataataacttaaatatatatatttaatatatatgtaactaataGTATTGTATTGaactatattagtaatttaatatatactaatagtctaatactattagtctattagtaatttagtatatagtataatagtaaattagtaatatttattaacttatttactatagtctataacaaatattaaataactagatgtaataactattaactagtaactaattatatgtaataacactagttacactagtactaatagataataacttaaaagatattaatttaatatatattaactaatagtatactattatatatatatatattatatattagtaatacactaatactaatactattggtctattaatatatagtaatatttattaacttatttactatagtctaataacttataactagatagtctagatgtaataactagtaactaataatatgtgataacactacactagtactaaattactaatagataataacttaaagatattaatttaatatatataactaatagtatactattatatatattagtaatttaatatatactaatagtctaatactattagtctattagtatgtagtaaattagtaatatttattaacttatttactataactttataactaataactagtgctaattgctagtatattattgaatttaactaatgatgttactatataagatatagttatataaaatctatataatcaattttaatttttatacattagtattacatgctattataaatttattatttatatattagtgttatatgttatattatacattagtattacaatgttacatgttattaagcattttagtatttatacattaatattacatgttattatatttatatttatatgattactatatagaaaaacacatatattttttataaaatatgtacattagcggagcggagtcggatgtggagttggagttggagtcagaatagggagtcggagtcggaggcggatgatcggagtcggatcggagcagagtcagagtcggatccactctgactccgactccgactttccACCGGGAAaaaactctgactccgactccaacttgtcggagtcggagtcggattttcggatttctgctcagccctaatCTTTAGCCTTATATACAATTTAAAAAGGAAGAATGTACCAAGTGCGATAAATAACTCCGACAATATCATATTGCATATGGCAGGGAAGTCAACAGAAAATACTGCTATCGATCAAATAAGAGGAGTAGCTTTGCAAATGCAAAGAGAAGTTCAATGGTTTAAGGTCAGCTCCATCTATCTCTAGCTCCCTGCTACATTATTATTTTGCTCTGGACCATACACTCTCTAAACTAATCTAAAGATAGATTTTcaaagagagaaaggagaacaACAATAGTACCATGTAATGTGGGTATAAAAACCTTCAAATTTTTTGGGCAAGAACTCATAACCTTGAGCCCATTTGTTGTACTTTAATATGTCTTAAAATCTGCATTCTTACcaaatatatatctaatattttttttaatccccCTACATTAATATTGTAGGGAATGTGGGGTGGAACAATATGTATCACTTAACTTCAAAACAATGGTACTTTTGATTTTAAGAACTATACTATGGAATAATCTTAATTAGAAACTTTAACCACTCTGCAagtattctatttattatatatagaataactTTGTTTTGCATTCTATATTGTTTGTTGGTATCACAAGATTGCGACTAAGCAGATCTTTATTATAAGAAAGCTAAAATTCTCGTCGTCAATAAATTTTCAATACAGAAATCTAATAAACAGattaaattgggaaaaaaaattacaaatttgaaaaaataaactgacatatatacaactatttttacaattctttacacattcaagttttaaatgaatggcatttttataaaacaaattataaaataatattaaatacctTCAATCAGAAATATGcttgtataaaaattaaaataacaaaattcatTATTCAAAAAGCCACAAGATTGAAGTGATTGTGCATAGAAGCCAAGGAGAAGCAATACAGAAAACACTTGATGATATTCTAGTTGGGATTTTTtcctcatatttttatttaataaatgtagGAGGTGGAATGCATTTGCCCTCTCACTTTTAAGGAAATTTTAAACAAAGAGGGTTTAACTGCCAAACAATTGTTTACGAGAGACCACCAAGAAATGAGAAAAGAGGGAGAGCGATGAATGAAGGACACGACAACTTCTTCTACTGTGGTCGGCGCTCTCATCATTACCATTATGTTTGTGGCAGCATTTACCATTCCTGGTAGTAACAACCAAGATATAGGCTTGCCAATCCTCGTGCATGACAAACTATTTACACTCTTTTATAGTAACTGATTCTGTGTCTCTATTTTCTTCCACAACTTCAGTATTGATGTTTTTGGGAATCCTCACATCACGTTATGCAGAAGAAGACTTTCTTATATCCTTGCCCAAAAGGATGATTATAGGCCTTTTCACTCTCTTCGTCTCTATTGCAACTATGATGATAGCCTTTTTTGCTGCTCTTTTACTTATGTTAAGTGGAAAATATTGGATTGTTGTTCCTATCATTGGATTGGCCAGTGTTCccatcattttatttgtattgATGCAATGTTGCCTTCTTTTTGACATGCTTGTTTCAACCTATGGATCAGGCATATTTGATAGGAAAATGAAGCcttggttttaactttttaccTTATTTGTTATAATGTTGTATGGATATATGGCAAACTAAGCAGAATtgatgattattttttgttgggaCAAATAGCTTAACTTATTTAGCATATTTTGTTTgttattcttattttactctAATGTTCACCCAATATAATTTTGttggtgtttgatttttttctacACAAGAATTAGGACTCAGCTTCTTTGATACAATTAAAGACtcgataaaaattattatatcagCTCTAAATGTTTATTCCTCTCCCATTCCAATTCTTAAAATTAACCTATGGTTTTAACTATATTGAGCTAACAAACTCATATGACATCATAATCCCTTTGTTCACATCCAATCCCTTTGCTTTTGATGTGGCAACTAGAAATTCAAGATGTATAGCAGCTAAAATGCGTATCCATAGAagaacttatttttattatgactAAAGAAATTGATAGAACAAATCCTATCTTCGGAGAAGCTACAACGGCTAAATTAGCTCTTAAAGCAGCTCAAACTTGGAGATTAAAATATATCGTATTATAAGGAGACTCCCATGTAGTGATCATTTCAGCTATTTACAAGTCCTTGTTAACCGCAAATTGGAAGATCAAACTCAATATTGACCGATATAagattttttagaataattttgATGATTGGAGTGACTACTATATATCGAATTCAAATCAATCTAGCTCTTGTTAGTTTGTAAAATCATATACATACAACTATTCTCACAACCctttgtatatttatattttaaataaggggtgttttaataaaacttataaaaataatcacgtttcaaaaaaatattttcaatttaaaatataattttataaaatattgtagGTGTATCTTTTCATATAATTATGCAATACTTGCTTgggaggaaaataaataaataaataaattaaattaaaatttgacgTTGTTAACCCAAGTCTTGCAAAATTTGCTTATTAAAAACTCTAGAATAATGTtatgtatagtttttatttagagattagAATATAggtttagataattttatttttatttttttaaaattataaaaatattcttcctaaaagaatattttttttattaaataaaaaataggtacATGCAAACTCTAAATAGAGAcagcaaatagaatttctcaaaGGGAGTGCCTGGGAGCTAGATTAGGTGAAAAATACAATTTTACACCATCCAATTATAGTTTAACACATATGTATTTTAAgaagtgtaaaataaaattggttttatagaaaaaataaaattagttgcAGTGTTTCTCCCCTTCTCCCAATTTCGGTTTCTCCCCTCCCCTCTATATCTTCTTTCACCCcccttcactctctctctctctctttctctctctctcccctcaatGTCTGATTTTCGACCCTGATTCTTGGCCCCCCACTATCTCTCTCACTCTTCTCAGGCCGAAGTGAGGAAGCTCACCCTTCAATCAATCTCCCTCGCATCCTTCATTGAATCATAGGGACATGCATTGAGCCTAGCCATGGCTACCAGATGCTGCAACCTATGCTCATGGAGCACATTTTtgtgcatatatattaaaaaagatgtGAACTGAAAAGGGGTTAAGAAAAATAAGTGAGTGTTCATTTTGACTAATATTCACGGGACCCGTGTCGCCTAGTAACCAATTATTTATGAACAATGGAGCTTGACTTCATTGAAAAGCACCGACAATTTAAGATTTTACATAGATGAATTACTGGAGATGAGAGAGATAGTGAAAGGAAAAGCcctccaaaaaaagaaaaaagaaaaacaaaaagagaggaTTGTGGGAGGATTTT is a window from the Carya illinoinensis cultivar Pawnee chromosome 14, C.illinoinensisPawnee_v1, whole genome shotgun sequence genome containing:
- the LOC122294116 gene encoding uncharacterized protein LOC122294116 isoform X1, with amino-acid sequence MSGITLQDMSRGAGANEIVERGDCSDNTGQEREDDYPKLVKAVQSSDWETARDFLKLHPAASTTRITLRGGTVLHAAVEAEQECIVEELVNMISEHDLATQDDFNNTALHDVSINGNHRMAEYLITKNKSLVSVRNSDGDLPVTRAMGFGHKELGRYLYSQTPFKDLEAEQDRDGASLLICSIYNRDLDMALDLMKHCPRLAFALGRRKISPLNVLAVSTEAFESENRLVFWKRWIYNRINISLDRAADQFRLNIQNYQEETIGSGIHDNDIISSVGATGLVRADHLWRQLISSLLNLFGFKRLYEMKLVQAQFQQLLSRMCEAIATITSPKKQYDITSPLIKLAISRGNFEFVCQILKANSSLLSICDATEGRAVFQWAVVYRQHKIFSLAYNLKMRNYLLRTVDNFKNTMLHLAGTLPKYSPIDHIRGAALQMQREVQWFKEVERISPLSHKDYLNKAGLTPNQLFTKEHQNLRKEGEKWMKGTATSCTVVGALIITIMFTAAFTTPGGNDQDTGLPILVHDKLFKLFIVTDSLSLFSSTTSVLMFLGILTSRYAEEDFLRSLPRKMIIGLSALFFSIATMMIAFSAALLLMLRGKYWIAVPIIGLAGIPIILFVLMQFRLLIDMLVSTYGSGIFDRKMKPRF
- the LOC122294116 gene encoding uncharacterized protein LOC122294116 isoform X2, with the translated sequence MSGITLQDMSRGAGANEIVERGDCSDNTGQEREDDYPKLVKAVQSSDWETARDFLKLHPAASTTRITLRGGTVLHAAVEAEQECIVEELVNMISEHDLATQDDFNNTALHDVSINGNHRMAEYLITKNKSLVSVRNSDGDLPVTRAMGFGHKELGRYLYSQTPFKDLEAEQDRDGASLLICSIYNRDLDMALDLMKHCPRLAFALGRRKISPLNVLAVSTEAFESENRLVFWKRWIYNRINISLDRAADQFRLNIQNYQEETIGSVRADHLWRQLISSLLNLFGFKRLYEMKLVQAQFQQLLSRMCEAIATITSPKKQYDITSPLIKLAISRGNFEFVCQILKANSSLLSICDATEGRAVFQWAVVYRQHKIFSLAYNLKMRNYLLRTVDNFKNTMLHLAGTLPKYSPIDHIRGAALQMQREVQWFKEVERISPLSHKDYLNKAGLTPNQLFTKEHQNLRKEGEKWMKGTATSCTVVGALIITIMFTAAFTTPGGNDQDTGLPILVHDKLFKLFIVTDSLSLFSSTTSVLMFLGILTSRYAEEDFLRSLPRKMIIGLSALFFSIATMMIAFSAALLLMLRGKYWIAVPIIGLAGIPIILFVLMQFRLLIDMLVSTYGSGIFDRKMKPRF
- the LOC122294116 gene encoding uncharacterized protein LOC122294116 isoform X3, whose protein sequence is MSGITLQDMSRGAGANEIVERGDCSDNTGQEREDDYPKLVKAVQSSDWETARDFLKLHPAASTTRITLRGGTVLHAAVEAEQECIVEELVNMISEHDLATQDDFNNTALHDVSINGNHRMAEYLITKNKSLVSVRNSDGDLPVTRAMGFGHKELGRYLYSQTPFKDLEAEQDRDGASLLICSIYNRDLDMALDLMKHCPRLAFALGRRKISPLNVLAVSTEAFESENRLVFWKRWIYNRINISLDRAADQFRLNIQNYQEETIGSGIHDNDIISSVGATGLGFKRLYEMKLVQAQFQQLLSRMCEAIATITSPKKQYDITSPLIKLAISRGNFEFVCQILKANSSLLSICDATEGRAVFQWAVVYRQHKIFSLAYNLKMRNYLLRTVDNFKNTMLHLAGTLPKYSPIDHIRGAALQMQREVQWFKEVERISPLSHKDYLNKAGLTPNQLFTKEHQNLRKEGEKWMKGTATSCTVVGALIITIMFTAAFTTPGGNDQDTGLPILVHDKLFKLFIVTDSLSLFSSTTSVLMFLGILTSRYAEEDFLRSLPRKMIIGLSALFFSIATMMIAFSAALLLMLRGKYWIAVPIIGLAGIPIILFVLMQFRLLIDMLVSTYGSGIFDRKMKPRF
- the LOC122294116 gene encoding uncharacterized protein LOC122294116 isoform X4, translating into MSGITLQDMSRGAGANEIVERGDCSDNTGQEREDDYPKLVKAVQSSDWETARDFLKLHPAASTTRITLRGGTVLHAAVEAEQECIVEELVNMISEHDLATQDDFNNTALHDVSINGNHRMAEYLITKNKSLVSVRNSDGDLPVTRAMGFGHKELGRYLYSQTPFKDLEAEQDRDGASLLICSIYNRDLDMALDLMKHCPRLAFALGRRKISPLNVLAVSTEAFESENRLVFWKRWIYNRINISLDRAADQFRLNIQNYQEETIGSGFKRLYEMKLVQAQFQQLLSRMCEAIATITSPKKQYDITSPLIKLAISRGNFEFVCQILKANSSLLSICDATEGRAVFQWAVVYRQHKIFSLAYNLKMRNYLLRTVDNFKNTMLHLAGTLPKYSPIDHIRGAALQMQREVQWFKEVERISPLSHKDYLNKAGLTPNQLFTKEHQNLRKEGEKWMKGTATSCTVVGALIITIMFTAAFTTPGGNDQDTGLPILVHDKLFKLFIVTDSLSLFSSTTSVLMFLGILTSRYAEEDFLRSLPRKMIIGLSALFFSIATMMIAFSAALLLMLRGKYWIAVPIIGLAGIPIILFVLMQFRLLIDMLVSTYGSGIFDRKMKPRF